The following coding sequences lie in one Tachysurus fulvidraco isolate hzauxx_2018 chromosome 19, HZAU_PFXX_2.0, whole genome shotgun sequence genomic window:
- the brd1a gene encoding bromodomain-containing protein 1 isoform X4: MGKKARNNKIPALQRAPSPIKPSPNRETLTYAQAQRMVELDVDGRVHRISIFDKLDVITDDDPVAQEIMECTSNKENTEKPQQAPLRSARLKNNRLKKNAAVNTQGAQASSCTLPEPKFRTVEYNLPAVPRRSQTYYRYEEKTPEELDEEVEYDMDEEDYAWLELVNEKRRSEGFSQVSPNVFEFLVDRFEKESFLESQGQQDPQSLVDEDAVCCVCMDGECQDSNAILFCDMCNLAVHQECYGVPYIPEGQWLCRHCLQSPTQPADCILCPNKGGAVKKTEDDRWGHVVCALWVPEVGFSNTVFIEPIDGVANIPPARWKLTCYLCKEKGVGACIQCHKANCYTAFHVSCAQKAGLFLKMEPMKETNDAGDPTFTVKKTAYCGAHTPNGCVKRPLNIYNDPKCATKNGFCRTPKKKRSLTKKQKNKKNKKSVESVAAVPAITVCSFPPHRLDSILSQVSLQRKKAFVELALNYWTLKRQSRNGLPLIRRLHSSLQSQKTAQPKHSEEESRALKEQLKEWQRLRHDLERARLLLELIRKREKLKREEIKLQQSILEVQLSPLNILLKAVLEQLQEKDQAKIFAQPVSIEEVPDYMDHIRHPMDFSTMRKRIDAQAYSNLDDFEADFDLIISNCMKYNAKDTYFYRSAVRLRDQGGVLLRKARRHIESIGFEPGTGMHMGEPPKVEAPPPFSWEDVDRLLSPANRKHMSLEEQLKELLEKLDLTTAMKTSPSRSKRLKLLKKTISDVRLEMSLKNTLSHTSEHERPADKPSAEEHSPADEGDKSAPPKLEPSDSHPPVIQSDGPLEPPTLNPVELTSEQQWLGKPEHTDTLNGLSRGRLLMDNADVSVVATSTVAERSAPVNRRTSVLFRKSKSTSPQKAAGGDEAQIGAKTILSVVIPRLETLLHTRKRTRSASRGSEGEEMSTKRPGLSNGFLLEEKKASSPGRQQEPRRRCASESSISSSSSLLGNTR; the protein is encoded by the exons ATGGGGAAGAAAGCCCGGAACAACAAGATCCCTGCACTTCAGCGGGCGCCCTCTCCCATTAAACCATCACCAAACAGGGAGACCCTGACCTACGCACAAGCCCAGCGCATGGTGGAGCTGGATGTCGATGGCCGTGTGCACCGGATAAGCATCTTTGACAAGCTTGACGTCATCACCGATGACGACCCTGTGGCTCAGGAGATCATGGAATGCACCAGCAACAAGGAGAACACAGAAAAACCGCAGCAGGCCCCGTTGCGGTCGGCACGTCTAAAAAACAACCGCCTGAAAAAGAACGCCGCTGTAAACACACAAGGGGCTCAGGCATCATCCTGCACTCTGCCTGAACCAAAATTCCGCACTGTGGAGTATAACCTACCAGCCGTGCCACGAAGATCTCAGACGTATTATAGGTACGAAGAGAAAACCCCAGAGGAGCTAGATGAGGAAGTTGAATATGACATGGATGAGGAAGACTACGCGTGGCTGGAGCTTGTCAACGAAAAGAGACGCAGTGAAGGCTTCAGTCAAGTCTCTCCCAACGTCTTTGAGTTCCTCGTGGACCGCTTTGAGAAGGAGTCCTTCTTGGAGAGCCAGGGTCAGCAGGATCCACAGTCTCTGGTGGACGAGGACGCAGTATGCTGTGTCTGCATGGATGGAGAATGTCAGGACAGCAATGCCATCCTTTTCTGTGACATGTGTAATCTCGCAGTGCATCAGGAGTGTTACGGAGTTCCCTACATCCCAGAGGGACAGTGGTTGTGCCGCCATTGCCTGCAGTCTCCCACTCAGCCCGCCGACTGCATCCTTTGCCCCAACAAAGGTGGCGCCGTCAAGAAGACCGAGGATGACCGCTGGGGGCATGTGGTCTGTGCTCTGTGGGTGCCCGAGGTTGGCTTCTCTAACACGGTCTTCATTGAGCCCATTGATGGCGTAGCCAACATTCCACCCGCCCGCTGGAAACTCACCTGCTACCTTTGTAAGGAGAAAGGCGTCGGCGCCTGCATCCAGTGCCACAAGGCTAACTGCTACACAGCCTTCCACGTCAGCTGTGCACAGAAAGCCGGTCTTTTCTTGAAGATGGAGCCCATGAAAGAGACTAACGATGCTGGTGACCCCACCTTTACTGTGAAGAAGACAGCCTATTGCGGAGCTCACACGCCCAACGGGTGCGTCAAGAGACCCCTCAATATATACAATGACCCCAAATGCGCAACCAAAAACGGATTCTGTCGGACACCCAAGAAGAAAAGGAGTCTGACTAAAaagcaaaagaacaaaaaaaacaaaaagagtgtAGAGTCGGTAGCAGCAGTTCCAGCTATTACTGTGTGTAGTTTTCCACCTCATAG GTTGGACTCCATCCTCAGTCAAGTATCTCTCCAGAGAAAAAAGGCATTTGTCGAGCTGGCCTTGAACTACTGGACCTTGAAGAGACAATCACGGAACGGACTGCCGCTGATCAGACGACTGCACTCCAGCCTCCAGTCCCAGAAAACTGCCCAGCCT AAGCACAGCGAGGAGGAGAGCCGGGCACTGAAGGAGCAGCTGAAGGAGTGGCAGCGTTTGAGGCATGACCTCGAGAGAGCCAGGCTATTGCTGGAGCTtatcaggaagagagagaagctcAAGAGAGAGGAG ATTAAACTGCAGCAGTCAATTTTAGAAGTGCAGCTCTCTCCGTTAAACATTTTGCTGAAGGCAGTGTTGGAGCAGCTGCAGGAAAAAGACCAGGCCAAGATCTTTGCACAGCCAGTCAGCATCGAGGAG GTACCTGATTACATGGACCACATCAGGCACCCCATGGACTTCTCCACCATGAGGAAACGTATAGACGCACAGGCTTATAGTAATCTGGACGATTTTGAGGCCGATTTTGATCTAATCATTTCGAACTGCATGAAATACAATGCCAAGGACACATATTTTTACCGCTCGGCTGTCAGACTGAGGGATCAGGGAGGAGTTTTACTCCGGAAGGCACGTCGCCACATCGAAAGCATCGGCTTTGAGCCAGGCACAGGCATGCACATGGGTGAACCACCTAAGGTCGAGGCACCTCCTCCTTTCTCCTGGGAAGACG TGGACCGCTTGCTGAGTCCAGCCAACAGGAAGCACATGTCTCTTGAGGAACAGCTAAAGGAGCTCCTGGAGAAGCTGGATCTGACCACGGCCATGAAGACGAGCCCTTCGCGCAGCAAACGGCTGAAGCTGCTAAAGAAGACCATCAGTGACGTGAGGCTGGAAATGAGTCTGAAgaacacgctctctcacacttcTGAACACGAACGACCGGCAGACAAGCCGTCAGCAGAAGAGCACAGCCCGGCCGACGAAG gAGACAAATCGGCCCCTCCAAAGCTGGAGCCGTCAGATTCTCATCCCCCTGTCATCCAATCAGATGGCCCGTTGGAGCCGCCCACGCTGAACCCTGTCGAACTTACCTCAGAGCAGCAGTGGCTGGGAAAGCCCGAGCACACGGACACGCTGAACGGTCTCTCCAGGGGACGGTTACTGATGGACAATGCTGACGTCAGCGTGGTGGCTACTTCTACCGTAGCCGAGCGCTCAGCTCCTGTGAACAGGCGCACGTCTGTGCTTTTCCGTAAGTCCAAAAGCACAAGTCCGCAGAAGGCCGCAGGAGGGGACGAAGCCCAAATAGGTGCCAAGACCATCCTGTCAGTAGTGATCCCACGGTTGGAGACCCTGCTTCACACCAGGAAGAGGACGCGTAGTGCCAGCCGGGGCAGCGAGGGCGAAGAGATGTCTACAAAGCGCCCCG GTCTGTCGAACGGATTTCTTCTGGAGGAGAAGAAGGCATCGAGTCCCGGCAGGCAGCAGGAGCCCCGTCGCAGATGTGCCTCAGAATCCAGCATTTCATCCAGCAGCAGTCTGTTGGGCAacaccag ATAA